The DNA sequence GGCGGTGCGGCACGCCAGACCCGCATCGACGGCAAGCTCGCCGCGCAGAACGCCCTGGGCCGCATCGCACGGGTCCTGTGGCTGATCCCGGCGATGGATCGGCTGTGGATCGAAGGGGCCGAGGGCCGCAGGCGCTTTCTGGACCGTATGACGCTCAGCTTCTTGCCAGACCACGCCGACCATGCACTGCGGTATGAAAAGGCCATGCGGGAACGCAACCGCCTGCTCAAGGACATGGTGCGCGAACCGTCCTGGTATCTTGCCTTGGAAAGCGCGATGGCCGAGGCCGGCGCGGCGATCAACGCCAACCGGCAGAACGCACTTCGCGCCATCGCAGAGGCGCAGACACAGGCCGAGACCGCCTTTCCCACCGCCACCCTCGACTTGCAATCCGAGATGCCGCAAACCGCCGAAGGGCTGCGTCAGGCGCTTGCCGACAACCGGATGCGCGACCTGGCGGCGGGCCGGACGCTCATCGGCCCCCACCGCGCCGATCTCGACGGCGTATACGCGGCCAAGGGGGTGCCCGCCCGCGATTGCTCCACCGGGGAACAGAAGGCGCTTCTGGTCTCCCTCATCCTGGCCAACGCC is a window from the Sulfitobacter sp. THAF37 genome containing:
- the recF gene encoding DNA replication/repair protein RecF, coding for MTGLFLSQLTLSHFRSHRRSLMDCDARPVALHGPNGAGKTNILEAISLFSPGRGLRRSSAQDMTRRPEALGWKVTGILHVRQQIHEVEIWSEGGAARQTRIDGKLAAQNALGRIARVLWLIPAMDRLWIEGAEGRRRFLDRMTLSFLPDHADHALRYEKAMRERNRLLKDMVREPSWYLALESAMAEAGAAINANRQNALRAIAEAQTQAETAFPTATLDLQSEMPQTAEGLRQALADNRMRDLAAGRTLIGPHRADLDGVYAAKGVPARDCSTGEQKALLVSLILANARALTADFGAPPLLLLDEVAAHLDAARRAALYDEITALGAQAWMTGTGVELFTDLGNRAQVLEVTESEGVSAVGTPE